Proteins encoded by one window of Nicotiana tabacum cultivar K326 chromosome 10, ASM71507v2, whole genome shotgun sequence:
- the LOC142165522 gene encoding uncharacterized protein LOC142165522 — MAGISLSDFDSSPTWIVDTWAINQMAGGDLIRDVLSVSASKFNLLSVSKLTKALQCFEIKAFRSDNGSEFFNSLCGELFKSHGIIHQSSCPYSPQQNRVVERRHRHILEIARAIKFQGHLPSRSWGCCLEVVVYIINRVPSTILGNKSPFEVLHNRVPSLSHLRVIGCLCYATTLPRQDKFSPRAIPFVLLGYGIFQKGYKLYDMEHKTIFISRDVLFHDNIFTFSSKALDQDFSFPIMSTPSPTLDDPIFSPPHIPDQPSTIASHDAEVFDITDPSSITTNLPLSTHAPVINPEPPQRKFGRIFKPPIWLKDFVVPSKATNTCLYPLFGVVSYDTLTPRYQSSSPNSLLMLSLRVILKFPKILGGLRLWKLNYKL; from the exons ATGGCAGGTATATCTTTATCTGATTTTGATTCTAGTCCTACTTGGATAGTAGACACATGGGCTATTAATCAAATGGCAG GAGGTGATCTTATTAGAGACGTATTGTCTGTATCAGCATCTAAATTCAACCTGTTGTCAGTTTCAAAGCTGACTAAGGCTTTGCAATGCTTT GAAATTAAAGCTTTTAGGTCTGATAATGGGTCAGAATTTTTTAATAGCCTTTGCGGTGAGTTGTTCAAGTCACATGGGATAATTCATCAGAGTTCTTGCCCTTATTCTCCTCAACAAAATAGGGTTGTCGAGAGGAGGCATAGGCATATCCTTGAGATAGCTAGAGCTATTAAATTCCAGGGTCACTTACCATCTAGGTCTTGGGGATGTTGTCTGGAAGTTGTTGTGTATATAATTAACAGAGTGCCCTCTACTATCTTGGGAAACAAATCTCCATTTGAAGTATTGCACAACAGAGTGCCTTCATTGTCTCATTTGCGAGTAATAGGGTGCCTTTGTTATGCAACAACATTGCCTAGACAAGACAAATTCAGTCCTAGAGCCATACCATTTGTGTTGCTTGGTTATGGGATTTTTCAAAAAGGTTACAAGTTATATGACATGGAGCACAAAACAATCTTCATTAGCAGAGATGTTCTCTTTCATGATAACATATTTACTTTTAGTTCAAAGGCACTAGATCAGGACTTCTCTTTTCCAATTATGTCTACCCCTTCTCCTACACTAGATGATCCTATTTTTAGTCCACCACATATCCCCGACCAGCCATCAACAATAGCTTCACATGATGCAGAGGTCTTTGACATTACAGATCCATCTTCCATCACTACAAACTTACCACTTTCTACCCATGCACCTGTTATTAATCCTGAGCCACCACAGAGAAAATTTGGAAGGATATTTAAACCACCTATTTGGTTGAAGGATTTTGTTGTCCCTAGCAAAGCTACAAATACTTGCCTCTATCCATTGTTTGGTGTTGTAAGTTATGATACTTTAACACCAAGGTATCAAAGTTCCTCACCAAATTCTCTGCTAATGTTGAGCCTAAGAGTTATACTCAAGTTTCCAAAGATACTAGGTGGATTGAGGCTTTGGAAGTTGAATTACAAACTTTAG